GAGAAGAACGGCCAGCCGATCTGCCGCGACTGCGACTAGGTCGGGTCGGCCGTGGCAGGCGACACACCGTTCCGGAAGCGGCGCTTGCGGCGCAACAAAGCCGCGGAGGCGCATCAGGGCGGCACAGGCCCGGCAGAAGGCGCAAGCCCGTCTGCCGAGCGGTCCGCCGCCCTGCCGCCCTCCGTCGGTGCACCTGACGACGAGCGGGGCCGATCGGCCTCGCTCGAAGCAGTCCGGGCGGAAGGCGTGCCGGACACCACGGAACGGGCCGAAGAGGCCGACAGGACGGAGCCCGTGACCGGGGCAGGCCGTCTGAACACACTGAAACGGGGCGTACGCAAGGGCGGGGAGAGCGCCAGAGTCGTAGTCGGCCAGCTGGCCGACCGGATCATCGACACGGCTCCCCGCGTCCCTGTGCGCGATCTCGCCACCCTGCGCAGGCAGTTCCCGGGGCTCGGTCCCGAAGAGCTCGCCGACAAACTCATCGCGGGCGCGTGCAAGGCCACCGCCGCCGTCGGCGCCGGAATCGGAGCGGCGGCCATGATGCCCGTACCGCCCGCCATGCTCGCCGAGCTGGCGGCGGAGATCACCGGCGTCGCCGCGATCGAACTGAAGCTCGTCGCCGAGCTCCACGAGGTCTACGGCCGGCGACCGCCCGGCAACATCGGCCAGCGAAGCACCGCGTATCTGACGTCCTGGACGGAGGAGCGCGGTATCGACGTCTCACGCCCCACGACGCTCAACGCGGCGCTCGGCGGCCAGATGAAACGCGAGCTGCGCCAGCAGATCACGAAGCGCATGGTGCGCGATCTGCCGAACCTGATCCCGTTCATGATCGGCGCCGCGGTCGGCGCGCTGATGAACCAGCGCGACACCCGCAAGCTCGCCGAGAGGGTAAGGAAGGACCTGCGCAAGAGCCAGGTCACCTGGGACCGCCTCACCGACCTGCCCGCACTGGACCAGCCCATGAACCCCAAGCAGCTGCCGGGCTAGGGCCTGTCGTTTGGATCATGCCGGGCTCGCGTGCCCTGGCGCGCGCTCCCCCGAGCTCTCGGCTTCGCTCGAGCAGGGAGGGGCCCCCTCCGGCGTTGTCGTCGGTCGCCGACGCTCCGCGTCGACTCCCTCCTCCGCCTTGCGGCTGCCCGCACCAGACCCCGCTCCCTGATCCGGCCTGATCCAAACGAAAGACCCTAGGGCCTCTCGTCGCGCGGACCGGGGCCGGAGCAGACGCGGCGCCCCGGGAGGCTCAGGCCGCCGGTACGGCCGTCAGCGCCGCCACCAGGGCCTGCGGCTCGCGGGTCGACAGGAAGACGTACGGAGTCGGGTCGGCCGGGTCCGTGACCTGCACCCGCACCGCCGTCGGGATGTAGCTGCGCAGCAGCATGAACGCGCGCGCGTCCGCCTTGTGCGTGCGCCAGGCGCGCGCCTCCTCCGGGTCCAGCACCTCGGCCTCGCCCAGCGCCGACAGCGGAATCCGCGCGTCGCCCGCGACGAGGGCGCCCGCCACCACACGGATGCGCGCGGAGCCGTACGAACTCACGACCACCGCCGAGGCGGCCGTGCCGCCGACCAGGCCGCAGAGCAGGGGCACGGTGCCGAGCGGCAGGAGCATCAGGGCACAGGCGATGCCGACTCCGAAGGCGATGACCCACCACGAACGGGGTGCGGTGAGACGTTCGTCGAAGGGCGTTGCGGAAGGCTGCATGAATCCAAGCTTGGCACGGCGCGACCCGCGGTCGGCCGCGCGGGTAAGGTCTGCGCCTGTGAGTGGAACATCTAAGGCCCTGAGGCCCCCGGCCGACGCGGTGGCGCCGGTCCGGCACCCCGAAGCCCCGGCGCCGGGAGAACTCCTCGGCGCGCACTACGAACACTGTTTCGGCTGCGGCGGGGGACAGCCGCACGGGCTGCACCTCCAGGCCCGCGCCGGAGAGGGTGTACGCGTCACAGCCGAGTTCACCGTGAAGGCCGCCCACCAGGGTGCCCCGGGTCTCGCGCACGGCGGCGTCCTGGCGACGGCGCTGGACGAGACGCTCGGCTCGCTCAACTGGCTGCTGCGGGTTATCGCGGTGACCGGACGCCTGGAGACCGACTTCGTCCGGCCGGTTCCGGTGGACACCGTCCTCTTCCTGGACGCCGAGATCACCGCGGTCGCCGGCCGCAAGATCTACTCGACGGCGACCGGCCGGATCGGCGGCCCCGACGGGCCCGTCGCGGTCCGGGCCGACGCCCTCTTCATCGAGGTCAAGGTCGACCACTTCATCGAGAACGGCCGTCCGGCCGAGATCCAGGCGGCCATGGCCGACCCGGATCAGGTCAAGCGGGCCCGCGCCTTCGAGGTGAACCCCTGATGCGGCCTCCTCTCGACGTACTGATCCGCCGGATCGACCCCGAGGTGCCGATTCCCTCGTACGGTCACCCGGGCGACGCCGGGGCCGACCTGGTGACCACGGAGGCGGCCGAACTCGGCCCCGGGGAACGGGCGGTGCTGCCCACCGGGGTGTCGATCGCGCTCCCCGACGGGTACGCCGCGTTCGTGCACCCGCGTTCCGGCCTCGCAGCCCGCTGCGGAGTGGCCCTCGTGAATGCCCCAGGGACGGTTGATGCCGGGTACCGTGGGGAGATCAAGGTGATCGTGGTCAACCTCGATCCGCGCGAGACCGTGCGGTTCGAACGTTTCGACCGGATTGCCCAGCTGGTCGTCCAGCAGGTCGAGAAGGTGCGCTTCCACGAGGTGGCGGAACTTCCCGGTTCGGCGCGGGCCGAGGGTGGCTTCGGGTCCACCGGCGGTCATGCCGCTGTGGACGGCGTCAGGGGCGGGATCACCCAGGGTGGGAACAGCTACGCTTCGGTCGTATCCGACCGGGAAGGACAGTGACGTGTTCGGACGTCGCAAGAAGAGTGGTTCCGCCGAGGACGCGGCGGACGAAGCGCGCGAGGCCGAGCAGGTCGCCGACGAGCTCGATGACACCGACGGGACCGCGAGCGGTTCACGCCGGATGAACCTTCCGCCGGCTCCCCGGCCGGACGGGCCGTGGGACTCCGACGAGGTCTCCCAGCCCGGCGAGGGCAGGGTGGACCTGGGCGGCATCTTCGTGCCCGGAGTCGAGGGCATGGAACTGCGGGTCGAGGTCGCCGGTGACGCGATCGTCGCCGCCACCGTGGTCCTGCGCGACAGTGCGGTGCAGCTCCAGGCATTCGCGGCCCCCAAGAAGGAGGGCATCTGGGGCGAGGTCCGCGAGGAGATCGCCACGGGCATCACCCAGCAGGGCGGCATCATCGACGAGGTCGAGGGTCCGCTGGGCTGGGAGCTGCGCGCCCAGGTCCCCGTACAGCTTCCGGACGGGACGAACGGCGTACAGCTCGTGCGTTTCGTCGGTGTCGACGGGCCGCGCTGGTTCCTGCGCGGAGTCATCTCCGGTCAGGGTGCCGTGCAGCCGGAGGCCGCCGGACTGCTGGAGACGATTTTCCGGGACACCGTGGTCGTCCGTGGCGAAGGCCCCATGGCGCCGCGCGACCCGATCGTCCTGAAGCTCCCCAACGACGCCCAGATGGTGCCGGAGGGCGTGCAGCAGGAGGAGCAGGAGGGCTCGAAGTTCTCCGGTGGAATGGGTCAGCTCCAGCGCGGACCCGAGATCACCGAGGTGCGCTGAGGCGCTCCCCGCAGCATCGGCCGGTGGGCCGTACCCGCATGTCCGGGGTACGGCCCACCGGCTTTTCCGTGCCCGCGTACGGCGGGCCGGGCCGAAGTCCGGCATCCGGCCATTGCCCGGCCGTGTGCCTCATGCACATACTGGCCGCGGCGGGGAAGCGTACGTACGGGGAGAGACATGACGGAGAGCATCAGCGCACAGGGCGGCACGGCGGTGGCCCAGGACCGGGGTCCCATGGTGCGGATCGAGGACCTGCACCGCTCGTACGGGACCGGCGCCGCGGCCGTACACGCGCTGCGCGGGGTGTCCTTCGAGATCCCCCGCGGTGAGCTCGTCGCGCTCAAGGGGCGGTCCGGGTCCGGCAAGACGACGCTGCTCAACCTGGTCGGCGGACTGGACGCGCCGGACGGCGGCCGGATCACCGTCGACGGCACGGACCTCTCCGCACTCGGCGAGAGCGGGCTCCTGGAACTGCGCCGCGACCGGATCGGCTTCATCTTCCAGTCCTTCGGACTGATCCCGATCCTGACCGCCGCCGAGAACGTCGGCGTACCGATGCGGCTGCGCAAGGCCGATCCGAAGGAGCGCGAGGAGCGCGTGGCCCTGCTGCTCTCGCTGGTCGGGCTCGGCGACCACGCCCAGCAGCGGCCCGGCGAACTCTCCGGCGGACAGCAGCAGCGCGTCGCCATCGCGCGGGCCCTGGCCAACCGGCCCGCCCTGCTGATCGCCGACGAGCCCACCGGACAGCTCGACGCGGAGACCGGTCTCGCCGTCATGGAGCTGCTGCGCGCGGTGGTGCGCAGCGAGGGCGTCACGGCCCTCGTCGCCACCCACGACGCCCAGCTGCTCGGCCTCGCCGACCGGGTCCTGGAGCTCAGCGACGGGCACATCGTGGAGCACGCGCCGGCGGTCTGATGCCCCCGGGGGCATCAGAATTCCGTCAATACGCCCTCCGTGGCCACCCCTCGTCCGATATGCCCGGAATCCTCGGAGTAGTTTCATCATCGGCTGCCGCATCGGCGGCAGCCGATTCTGGAAGACAATGGGGCCATGGGACGCGGCAAGCTTCGGATCTACCTGGGTGCGGCACCGGGCGTCGGCAAGACGTACGCGATGCTCTCCGAGGCCCACCGCCGGGTGGAGCGGGGCACCGACTGCGTCGTCGCCTTCGTGGAGCACCACGACCGGCCGCGCACCGAAGTGATGCTGCACGGCCTGGAGCAGGTCCGGCGCCGCGACATCGAGTACCGCTCGGCCGTCTTCACCGAGATGGACGTGGACGCGGTCCGCGACCGGGCCCCCGCCGTCGCCCTGGTGGACGAGCTGGCCCACACCAATGTGCCCGGCTCCCGCAATGCCAAGCGCTGGCAGGACGTCGAGGAACTCCTCGCGGCCGGCATCGACGTGATCTCCACCGTCAACATCCAGCACCTGGAGTCCCTGGGCGACGTCGTCGAGACGATCACCGGGGTGCGGCAGCGCGAGACGGTCCCCGACGAAGTCGTACGGCGTGCCGACCAGATCGAGCTGGTCGACATGTCCCCCCAGGCCCTGCGCCGCCGCATGGCCCACGGGAACATCTACAAGCCCGACAAGCTCGACGCGGCCCTCTCCAACTACTTCCGACCCGGCAACCTCACCGCACTGCGCGAGCTGGCCCTCCTCTGGGTCGCCGACCGGGTCGACGAATACCTCCAGCAGTACCGCGGCGAGCACGACATCCGCACCACCTGGCAGGCCCGCGAACGCATCGTGATCGGGCTGACCGGCGGACCGGAGGGCCGTACCCTCATCCGCCGCGCGTCCCGGATGGCGGCCAAGGGCTCGGGCAGCGAGATCCTCGCCGTCTACATCGCACGGAGCGACGGGCTCACCGCCGCCTCGCCCAAGGAACTCGCCGTGCAGCGGACCCTCGTGGAGGACCTGGGCGGCACCTTCCACCACGTCATCGGCGACGACATACCCTCGGCGCTCCTCGAATTCGCCCGCGGGGTCAACGCCACGCAGATCGTCCTCGGCTCCAGCCGCCGCAAGACCTGGCAGTACATCTACGGCCCGGGAGTCGGCGCCACCGTGGCCCGCGACTCCGGGACCGATCTCGACGTCCACATCGTCACGCACGAGGAGGTCGCCAAGGGCCGGGGGCTGCCCCTGGCACGCGGCAACCGGCTCGGCCGGGCCCGGATCCTCTGGGGCTGGGCCGTCGGCGTCGGGGGACCGGTGCTGCTCTCGCTGTTCCTCCGGAGCCTGGAGGACGGTCCGGGGCTCGCCAACGACGTCCTGCTCTTCCTCTTCCTGACCGTCGGCGCCGCGCTGCTCGGGGGACTGCGCCCGGCCCTCGCCTCGGCCGCCGCCGGCTCCCTGCTGCTGAACTACTTCTTCACCCCGCCGACCCACACCCTGACCGTCCAGGACCCGGAGAACCTCGTCGCCATCGTGATCTTCTTCGCGGTGGCGGTCGCGGTCGCCTCGGTGGTGGATCTGGCGGCCCGCCGCACCCACCAGGCCGCCAGGCTGCGCGCCGAGTCGGAGATCCTCTCCTTCCTGGCCGGCAGCGTCCTGCGCGGCGAGACCACCCTGGACGCCCTGCTGGAGCGGGTCCGCGAGACCTTCGCGATGGAGTCCGTCGCCCTCCTGGAGCGGCAGAGCGACGTCGATCCGTGGACCTGCGCCGGGTCCGTCGGCCCGGCCCCGGTCGTCCGCCCGGAGGACGCCGATGTGGACATGCCCGTCGGCGACCACATGGCGCTGGCGCTCTCCGGCCGGGTGCTCCCCGCGGAGGACCGGCGGGTGCTCGGCGCCTTCGCCGCCCAGGCCGCCGTCGTACTCGACCGCCAGCGCCTCGTGGGGGCGGCCGAGGAGGCCAGGCGGCTCGCCGAGGGCAACCGGATCAGGACCGCGCTGCTTGCCGCCGTCAGCCACGACCTGCGTACCCCGCTGGCCGCCATCAAGGCCGCCGTCAGCTCCCTGCGCTCCGACGACGTCTCCTGGTCGGAAGAGGACGAGGCGGAGCTCCTCGAAGGCATCGAGGACGGCGCCGACCGCCTCGACCACCTCGTCGGCAACCTGCTGGACATGTCCCGCCTCCAGACCGGCACCGTCACACCGCTGATCCGCGAGATCGATCTCGACGAGGTCGTCCCCATGGCCCTCGGAGGCGTACCCGAGGGCAGTGTCGACCTCGACATCCCGGAGACGCTTCCGATGGTCGCCGTCGATCCCGGCCTGCTGGAGCGCGCCGTCGCCAACATCGTCGAGAACGCCGTGAAGTACAGCCCCGAGCGCACCCGCGTCGTCGTCGCCGCCAGTTCGCTGGGCGAACGCGTCGAACTGCGCGTCGCCGACCGCGGCCCCGGCGTCCCGGACGAGGGCAAGGAGCGGATCTTCGAGCCCTTCCAGCGCTACGGCGACGCCCCGCGCGGCGCCGGGGTCGGCCTCGGCCTCGCGGTCGCCCGCGGCTTCGTGGAGGCCATGGGCGGCACGCTCGACGCGGAGGACACCCCCGGCGGCGGGATGACCATGGTCCTCACCCTCAAGGCCGCGGCGGGAGCCGTTCCGGTCAGTACCGGCCTGCCCGCCCAGGTCACCTCGTGAATCCTCCGTACCTCGTACATGTCCCGTGCAGCAGAAAGGCAGGTCCACGATGACCAGGGTGCTTGTGGTCGACGACGAGCCGCAGATCGTACGTGCCCTCGTGATCAACCTGAAGGCGCGCAAGTACGAGGTGGACGCGGCGCCCGACGGAGCCACCGCGCTGCAGCTCGCCGCCGCCCGCCACCCCGACGTCGTCGTCCTCGACCTCGGACTGCCGGACATGGACGGCGTGGAGGTGATCCGGGGGCTGCGCGGCTGGACCCGGGTACCGATCCTGGTCCTCTCCGCCCGCCATACCTCGGACGAGAAGGTCGAGGCCCTGGACGCCGGCGCCGACGACTACGTCACCAAGCCCTTCGGCATGGACGAGCTGCTGGCCCGGCTGCGCGCGGCGGTACGCCGGGCCGAGCCCGTCGGCGCGGACGGTGCCGACGGCGTCGTGATCGTCGAGACCGAGGGGTTCACCGTCGACCTGGCGGCCAAGAAGGTCAACCGCGGGGGCCGCGACGTACGCCTCACGCCCACCGAGTGGCATCTGCTGGAGGTCCTCGTGCGCAACGGCGGCCGGCTCGTCAGCCAGAAGCAGCTGCTCCAGGAGGTCTGGGGGCCCTCGTACGGCACCGAGACCAACTACCTCCGGGTCTACATGGCGCAGCTGCGCCGCAAGCTGGAAGCCGACCCCTCGCACCCCCGGCACTTCGTCACCGAGCCCGGCATGGGCTACCGGTTCGAACGCGGCTGACCACCGGGAACGGGGTACGAGGAGGTCATACCGGGACGACTGAGGTAACCCGTCCGAGTGACGCCCCCGGGCACCCGCCGGTACCCCCGGACACCGGTACCCTTCGGGTATGAGTGCTGTTCCCCGATTCGAGAAGCCCGGCAAGGCGGATAAGCCGTCCGGCCGCTTCCGCCGCATGCTCGACCGGCTTTCCAGCTCCCAGCAGGACCTGGAGTCCGAGGAGCTGCGGGAGGACGCGCAGGCGTCGGGGTGCACGCGCATCGCTGAGTGCTCCGACCGCCAGATCGTGAAGGTGACTGGTACGTTGCGGACCGTCACCCTGCGTCCGCGAGCCGGAGTTCCCGCCCTGGAGGCGGAGCTCTTCGACGGTACCGCGCCGCTCGACGTGGTCTGGCTCGGACGGCGCTCCATCGTCGGTATCGAACCGGGCCGTAAGCTCATCGCCTCGGGCCGTATCTCGATGAGTCACGGACGCCGGGTGCTGTTCAACCCCAAATACGAACTCCGACCGCTCGGCAAGGAGTAGCCGGTGACGTCTCTTGACAAGCCGACGTCCGACACGGACACGTCCCACCCCACCGCCAGGGAAGAAGCCGCAGCGAAGGCGGTCACCGAGGCAGCGCTCTCCGAGGCGTTCGGCGGTGTCCGCGGCATGGTGGAGACCGTCCTGCCCGGTCTGCTCTTCGTCACGATCTTCACCATCAACAAGGACCTGCACACCTCGGCCATCGCGGCCCTGGTCGTGTCGCTGCTCCTGGTCGGTGTGCGGCTGATCCGCAGGGACACCGTCAAGCACGCCTTCAGCGGCGTCTTCGGCGTGGCCTTCGGTGTGGTCTTCGCGATGATGACGGGCAACGCCAAGGACTTCTATCTGCCGGGCATGATCTACACGCTCGGACTGGCCCTCGCGTACATCGTCACGACCCTCGCGGGGGTGCCCCTGATCGGCCTGATCCTGGGGCCGGTCTTCAAGGAGAACCTCTCCTGGCGCACCAGGAACCCCGGACGCAAGGCCGCCTACGCCAAGGCGAGCTGGGCCTGGGGCCTGATCCTGCTCGCCAAGTGCGCGATCCTCTTCCCGCTCTACTGGTGGGCCGACACCACCCAGCTCGGCTGGGTCCTGGTCGCGCTGAAGATCCCGCCGTTCCTGCTCGCGGTCTATCTGACCTGGCTCTTCCTCGCCAAGGCGCCGCCGCCGATCGACGTCTTCGCCGAGATGGAGGCCGAGGAGCAGGCAGAGAAGGACCGCAAGGCTCAGGCCGCCCGGTCCGCCGGCCACGAGGGCTGACGCCCGCAGCACCGGCACACGCGCAACGAGAGGGGCCCTGAACCGTCTGACACGGTTCGGGGCCCCTCTCGTTGCGTGCGTTGCGTGCGTGTTGCGTGCGTGCCCTAGTCCTCGTCGAGCTCGCGGCGCACGGACAGCAGATCCTCCAGCTGTTCCTCGCGCGCCTGGGCCGCCACGAAGAGCAGCTCGTCACCGGCTTCCAGCGTCTCCTCGGTGCTCGGCGTCAGGACGCGCGTACCGCGGATGATCGTGACCAGCGAGGTGTCCTCCGGCCACGCCACGTCGCCGACCGAGGTGCCGGCGAGCGCCGACTCCGGGGGCAGTGTCAGCTCGACGAGGTTGGCGTCGCCGTGGCTGAAGCGCAGCAGGCGGACCAGATCGCCGACGCTCACGGCCTCCTCGACCAGGGCCGACATCAGACGCGGCGTGGAGACCGCGACATCGACGCCCCAGGACTCGTTGAACAGCCACTCGTTCTTCGGGTTGTTCACCCGGGCGACGACCCGCGGCACGCCGTACTCGGTCTTCGCGAGCAGGGAGACGACCAGGTTGACCTTGTCGTCGCCGGTCGCGGCGATCACGACGTTGCACCGCTGGAGGGCGGCCTCGTCCAGCGAGGTGATCTCGCAGGCGTCCGCGAGCAGCCACTCGGCCATCGGGACCCGCTCCACCGAGATGGCGGTCGGGGCCTTGTCGATGAGCAGTACCTCGTGCCCGTTCTCCAGCAGCTCCGTCGCGATGGAACGGCCCACCGCGCCGGCACCGGCAATCGACACGCGCATCAGTGACCGCCTTCTTCAGGGCCCTCGGCGAAGGCCGCCTCGACCTTCGCGACCTCGTCCGTACGCATCATCACGTGGACCAGGTCGCTCTCCTGCAGGACCGTCTGCGACGTCGGCAGGATCGCTTCACCCAGTCGGGTGAGGAACGCCACGCGGACGCCCGTCTGCTCCTGGAGCGTGCTGATCTTGTGGCCGATCCACGAGGGCGTGGTGTGCACCTCGGCGAGCTGCACCCCACCGCTCGGGTCGCGCCACAGCGGCTCGGCGCCGGACGGCAGCAGCCGACGCAGCATCTGGTCCGCGGTCCAGCGGACGGTGGCCACGGTGGGGATACCGAGGCGCTGGTAGACCTCGGCACGCCGCGGGTCGTAGATCCGGGCGGCCACGTTCTCGATGGCGAACATCTCGCGGGCCACCCGGGCCGCGATGATGTTCGAGTTGTCGCCGCTGCTCACCGCGGCGAACGCGCCGGCCTCTTCGATCCCGGCCTCGCGGAGAGTGTCCTGGTCGAAGCCGACCCCGGTGACCCGACGGCCGCCGAACCCGGAACCCAGGCGTCGGAACGCGGTGGGGTCCTGGTCGATCACGGCGACCGTGTGTCCCTGCTTTTCCAGGGTCTGCGCGAGAGCGGCTCCGACTCGCCCGCAGCCCATGATGACGATGTGCACCTTGCGCCTACCTCGCCGTCCTGGTCATCCCGCTGACCTGCGAAAACACCCTGGTCACACTTCTTTCTCAGCTTGCCGGGCAAACAACGGGGCAACGACCTTCGGCGTTGCCCGGGGTTGAGCTTATGCCGCAACGCGACGGCCGCCTCATCCGAGTGTGCGTTCGTGGGGGCCGGTGCGGCAAAGGCTGGGGAACCGTGTCTGCTCGCACCCTTGAGCGCCACACCACAGACATCTAACATGTCAGTTCATGGAGACTCTCCGGCCCGTCCGACGGACCCTGCTGCGGGACACCGCGTACGAGGCGATTCGTGACGCCATCGTCCGCGGCGACATCCCACCCGGTGCCTCGGTCCGCGACGCCGACCTCGCCGAACGGCTCGGGCTCTCCCGGGCGCCCGTCCGCGACGCCCTGTCCCGGCTCGCCGGCGAAGGGCTCGTCGAGAGCAAGCCGCAGAGCTACACCCGCGTCACCCGGCTCGTCCCGCGCGACGTCAGGGACGCCGCCGCCGTCGTCCGCGCGATGCAGGAGCTCGCGGCCCGCACCGCGGTCCCGCGGCTCACGGACGAGGACATCGCGGCGATGCGGGCGGCGAACGAGCGGTTCCGCGCGGCTGCGGCCGAAGGCGACACCGCCGCCGCGCTGCGCGCCGACGACGAACTGCACGAGGTGCTCGTCACCGCCTGCGGCAACCGCGCCGTCGCCGCGACGGCCGAGCGCTACACCCCTCTGATCCGCCGCCTCGAATGGCGCCGGTTCGGCACGGCGAGCGCGGTGCACGGCTCGGCCGCCCTCCATGACCGGCTCATCGACGCCTGTGCCGACGGAGACGCGGAAGCGGCCGGCCGGATCACCGCGGAGATCTGGCAGGTGCTGGAACAGCTCGCCGACGAGCCGCCCGCCCCGTGACCCCGGCCGACCGCCCACCGCCGTACCGATGGACCGTCCGCCGCCTTACCCGGTTGACCGTCGACGCCGTACCCGATCGATCCGCCCCGCGATCCAAGGAGCCCTCGTGACGACCCTGCCGGCCGACCTCTCCTCGTACGAGCGCTACCCCCTCCTCTTCGGGCCCTCGCCGGTGCACCGCCTGGACCGGCTCACCGAGCACCTCGGCGGCGCCGCGCTCTGGGCCAAGCGTGAGGACTGCAACTCCGGCATCGCCTACGGCGGCAACAAGACCCGCAAGCTCGAATACCTCGTCGCCGACGCGCTGGCCCAGGGCTGCGACACCCTCGTGTCGATCGGCGGCGTCCAGTCCAACCACACCCGGCAGGTGGCGGCGGTGGCGGCCCGCGCCGGTCTGAAGTGCGTCCTCATCCAGGAGAGCTGGGTGGAGTGGCCCGACGCCGTCTACGACAAGGTCGGCAACATCCTCATCAGCCGGCTGGCCGGAGCCGACGTCCGTCTCGTGCGGGCCGGCTTCGGGATCGGCGTCAAGGAGAGCTTCGAGCAGGCCCTGCGCGAGGTCGAGGACCGGGGCGGGCGTCCGTACGCCATCCCGGCCGGCG
The Streptomyces sp. NBC_00234 DNA segment above includes these coding regions:
- a CDS encoding DUF3093 domain-containing protein — translated: MQPSATPFDERLTAPRSWWVIAFGVGIACALMLLPLGTVPLLCGLVGGTAASAVVVSSYGSARIRVVAGALVAGDARIPLSALGEAEVLDPEEARAWRTHKADARAFMLLRSYIPTAVRVQVTDPADPTPYVFLSTREPQALVAALTAVPAA
- a CDS encoding PaaI family thioesterase — translated: MSGTSKALRPPADAVAPVRHPEAPAPGELLGAHYEHCFGCGGGQPHGLHLQARAGEGVRVTAEFTVKAAHQGAPGLAHGGVLATALDETLGSLNWLLRVIAVTGRLETDFVRPVPVDTVLFLDAEITAVAGRKIYSTATGRIGGPDGPVAVRADALFIEVKVDHFIENGRPAEIQAAMADPDQVKRARAFEVNP
- the dut gene encoding dUTP diphosphatase produces the protein MRPPLDVLIRRIDPEVPIPSYGHPGDAGADLVTTEAAELGPGERAVLPTGVSIALPDGYAAFVHPRSGLAARCGVALVNAPGTVDAGYRGEIKVIVVNLDPRETVRFERFDRIAQLVVQQVEKVRFHEVAELPGSARAEGGFGSTGGHAAVDGVRGGITQGGNSYASVVSDREGQ
- a CDS encoding DUF3710 domain-containing protein; translated protein: MFGRRKKSGSAEDAADEAREAEQVADELDDTDGTASGSRRMNLPPAPRPDGPWDSDEVSQPGEGRVDLGGIFVPGVEGMELRVEVAGDAIVAATVVLRDSAVQLQAFAAPKKEGIWGEVREEIATGITQQGGIIDEVEGPLGWELRAQVPVQLPDGTNGVQLVRFVGVDGPRWFLRGVISGQGAVQPEAAGLLETIFRDTVVVRGEGPMAPRDPIVLKLPNDAQMVPEGVQQEEQEGSKFSGGMGQLQRGPEITEVR
- a CDS encoding ABC transporter ATP-binding protein, yielding MTESISAQGGTAVAQDRGPMVRIEDLHRSYGTGAAAVHALRGVSFEIPRGELVALKGRSGSGKTTLLNLVGGLDAPDGGRITVDGTDLSALGESGLLELRRDRIGFIFQSFGLIPILTAAENVGVPMRLRKADPKEREERVALLLSLVGLGDHAQQRPGELSGGQQQRVAIARALANRPALLIADEPTGQLDAETGLAVMELLRAVVRSEGVTALVATHDAQLLGLADRVLELSDGHIVEHAPAV
- a CDS encoding sensor histidine kinase KdpD, with the translated sequence MGRGKLRIYLGAAPGVGKTYAMLSEAHRRVERGTDCVVAFVEHHDRPRTEVMLHGLEQVRRRDIEYRSAVFTEMDVDAVRDRAPAVALVDELAHTNVPGSRNAKRWQDVEELLAAGIDVISTVNIQHLESLGDVVETITGVRQRETVPDEVVRRADQIELVDMSPQALRRRMAHGNIYKPDKLDAALSNYFRPGNLTALRELALLWVADRVDEYLQQYRGEHDIRTTWQARERIVIGLTGGPEGRTLIRRASRMAAKGSGSEILAVYIARSDGLTAASPKELAVQRTLVEDLGGTFHHVIGDDIPSALLEFARGVNATQIVLGSSRRKTWQYIYGPGVGATVARDSGTDLDVHIVTHEEVAKGRGLPLARGNRLGRARILWGWAVGVGGPVLLSLFLRSLEDGPGLANDVLLFLFLTVGAALLGGLRPALASAAAGSLLLNYFFTPPTHTLTVQDPENLVAIVIFFAVAVAVASVVDLAARRTHQAARLRAESEILSFLAGSVLRGETTLDALLERVRETFAMESVALLERQSDVDPWTCAGSVGPAPVVRPEDADVDMPVGDHMALALSGRVLPAEDRRVLGAFAAQAAVVLDRQRLVGAAEEARRLAEGNRIRTALLAAVSHDLRTPLAAIKAAVSSLRSDDVSWSEEDEAELLEGIEDGADRLDHLVGNLLDMSRLQTGTVTPLIREIDLDEVVPMALGGVPEGSVDLDIPETLPMVAVDPGLLERAVANIVENAVKYSPERTRVVVAASSLGERVELRVADRGPGVPDEGKERIFEPFQRYGDAPRGAGVGLGLAVARGFVEAMGGTLDAEDTPGGGMTMVLTLKAAAGAVPVSTGLPAQVTS
- a CDS encoding response regulator, translating into MTRVLVVDDEPQIVRALVINLKARKYEVDAAPDGATALQLAAARHPDVVVLDLGLPDMDGVEVIRGLRGWTRVPILVLSARHTSDEKVEALDAGADDYVTKPFGMDELLARLRAAVRRAEPVGADGADGVVIVETEGFTVDLAAKKVNRGGRDVRLTPTEWHLLEVLVRNGGRLVSQKQLLQEVWGPSYGTETNYLRVYMAQLRRKLEADPSHPRHFVTEPGMGYRFERG
- a CDS encoding OB-fold nucleic acid binding domain-containing protein, whose protein sequence is MSAVPRFEKPGKADKPSGRFRRMLDRLSSSQQDLESEELREDAQASGCTRIAECSDRQIVKVTGTLRTVTLRPRAGVPALEAELFDGTAPLDVVWLGRRSIVGIEPGRKLIASGRISMSHGRRVLFNPKYELRPLGKE
- a CDS encoding DUF3159 domain-containing protein; protein product: MTSLDKPTSDTDTSHPTAREEAAAKAVTEAALSEAFGGVRGMVETVLPGLLFVTIFTINKDLHTSAIAALVVSLLLVGVRLIRRDTVKHAFSGVFGVAFGVVFAMMTGNAKDFYLPGMIYTLGLALAYIVTTLAGVPLIGLILGPVFKENLSWRTRNPGRKAAYAKASWAWGLILLAKCAILFPLYWWADTTQLGWVLVALKIPPFLLAVYLTWLFLAKAPPPIDVFAEMEAEEQAEKDRKAQAARSAGHEG
- a CDS encoding potassium channel family protein — protein: MRVSIAGAGAVGRSIATELLENGHEVLLIDKAPTAISVERVPMAEWLLADACEITSLDEAALQRCNVVIAATGDDKVNLVVSLLAKTEYGVPRVVARVNNPKNEWLFNESWGVDVAVSTPRLMSALVEEAVSVGDLVRLLRFSHGDANLVELTLPPESALAGTSVGDVAWPEDTSLVTIIRGTRVLTPSTEETLEAGDELLFVAAQAREEQLEDLLSVRRELDED
- a CDS encoding potassium channel family protein — protein: MHIVIMGCGRVGAALAQTLEKQGHTVAVIDQDPTAFRRLGSGFGGRRVTGVGFDQDTLREAGIEEAGAFAAVSSGDNSNIIAARVAREMFAIENVAARIYDPRRAEVYQRLGIPTVATVRWTADQMLRRLLPSGAEPLWRDPSGGVQLAEVHTTPSWIGHKISTLQEQTGVRVAFLTRLGEAILPTSQTVLQESDLVHVMMRTDEVAKVEAAFAEGPEEGGH